A stretch of the Candidatus Dormiibacterota bacterium genome encodes the following:
- a CDS encoding citrate/2-methylcitrate synthase translates to MSDSLTVTDNRTGRSYELPISDGAIRATDLQRVRVSDDDTRGLVSYDPAFLNTASCKSRITYIDGDRGILLYRGYPIAELAEKSSFLETAYLLVHGELPTTEQHADWSHDITMHTLVHENIKRFMDGFHHDAHPMGMLLSTVGALATFYPEATRIHDAEQRR, encoded by the coding sequence ATGTCCGACAGCCTCACGGTCACCGACAACCGGACCGGGCGCAGCTACGAGCTGCCGATCAGCGACGGGGCGATCCGGGCCACCGACCTGCAGCGGGTCAGGGTCTCGGACGACGACACCCGAGGCCTGGTGTCCTACGACCCGGCGTTCCTCAACACCGCGTCGTGCAAGAGCCGAATCACCTACATCGACGGTGACCGGGGCATCCTCCTCTACCGCGGGTACCCGATCGCGGAGCTGGCGGAGAAGAGCAGCTTCCTGGAGACCGCCTACCTGCTGGTGCACGGCGAGCTGCCCACCACCGAGCAGCACGCCGACTGGTCGCACGACATCACGATGCACACGCTGGTGCACGAGAACATCAAGCGCTTCATGGACGGCTTCCACCACGACGCCCACCCGATGGGGATGCTGCTGTCGACGGTGGGCGCGCTCGCCACCTTCTACCCCGAGGCGACGCGCATCCACGACGCCGAGCAGCGGCGGA
- a CDS encoding DinB family protein, translated as MTPAAGFLDRLDAVIARLDAHARGPARGVTDPDPRTGERWDQGQVWAHLAEFIPYWIVETGVVLAADEPPTFGRTQSDPGRIAEIARRRDEPPAALMATVHEEAAALRDLIAGLDAGTWERRGIHPTLGSMTVTRIVEEFLVGHLEQHADQLDSLDSA; from the coding sequence ATGACCCCCGCGGCAGGGTTCCTGGACCGGCTCGACGCGGTGATCGCCCGCCTCGACGCCCACGCCCGCGGTCCCGCCCGGGGGGTCACCGACCCCGACCCGCGCACCGGCGAGCGCTGGGACCAGGGGCAGGTCTGGGCCCACCTCGCCGAGTTCATCCCGTACTGGATCGTCGAGACCGGCGTCGTCCTCGCCGCCGACGAGCCGCCCACCTTCGGGCGCACCCAGTCCGATCCGGGGCGGATCGCCGAGATCGCCCGCCGCCGCGACGAGCCCCCCGCGGCGCTGATGGCCACGGTGCACGAGGAGGCGGCGGCGCTGCGCGACCTGATCGCCGGGCTCGACGCCGGCACCTGGGAACGGCGCGGCATCCATCCCACCCTCGGCTCGATGACCGTCACCCGGATCGTCGAGGAGTTCCTGGTGGGCCACCTCGAGCAGCACGCCGATCAGCTGGACTCCCTAGACTCAGCCTGA
- a CDS encoding fumarylacetoacetate hydrolase family protein, with product MRLATYRHLGSDTDRVGVLSGGMLHALPEGARLIDLLGDDGERLAGAARAALDDPREVVDPAAVRLRPPVPVPPSVRDFYAFEQHVRTARRRRGLEMDPDWYRLPVFYFSNPRALTGDGDPVAVPPGCTDLDYELEVAAVVGRSGRDLDPDAAEARIAGYCVMNDWSARDLQRREMRLSMGPVKGKDFATSLGPVLVTPDELAGRRAGRAFDLAMTARVNGVEYSRANLSEIHWSFGEMLAYASRGTELVPGDVAGSGTCGTGCILELALVHGGEAFPWLRPGDEVELEVEVLGRLRNRVVEGVPLRPLRPEDEEERG from the coding sequence ATGCGCCTCGCCACCTACCGGCATCTCGGATCGGACACCGATCGGGTCGGCGTCCTCTCCGGCGGGATGCTCCACGCGCTCCCCGAGGGCGCCCGGCTGATCGACCTGCTCGGCGACGACGGCGAGCGGCTCGCCGGGGCGGCACGGGCGGCGCTCGACGACCCCCGGGAGGTGGTCGACCCCGCCGCGGTGCGGCTGCGACCGCCGGTCCCGGTGCCGCCATCGGTGCGCGACTTCTACGCCTTCGAGCAGCACGTGCGCACCGCCCGGAGGCGGCGCGGCCTGGAGATGGACCCGGACTGGTACCGGCTGCCGGTCTTCTACTTCAGCAACCCCCGCGCGCTCACCGGCGACGGCGACCCGGTGGCGGTGCCACCCGGCTGCACCGACCTCGACTACGAGCTCGAGGTGGCGGCGGTGGTGGGGCGGAGCGGCCGGGACCTCGACCCCGACGCGGCCGAGGCGCGGATCGCCGGCTACTGCGTGATGAACGACTGGAGCGCCCGCGACCTGCAGCGGCGGGAGATGCGCCTCAGCATGGGGCCGGTGAAGGGCAAGGACTTCGCCACCAGCCTGGGCCCGGTGCTGGTCACCCCCGACGAGCTCGCCGGGCGGCGCGCCGGCCGCGCCTTCGACCTGGCCATGACCGCGCGGGTCAACGGGGTGGAGTACTCGCGCGCCAACCTCTCCGAGATCCACTGGAGCTTCGGCGAGATGCTCGCCTACGCCTCCCGGGGCACCGAGCTGGTGCCCGGCGACGTGGCCGGCAGCGGCACCTGCGGGACCGGCTGCATCCTCGAGCTCGCCCTGGTCCACGGCGGTGAGGCCTTCCCCTGGCTGCGCCCCGGCGACGAGGTCGAGCTCGAGGTGGAGGTGCTGGGCCGGCTCCGCAACCGGGTCGTCGAGGGGGTGCCGCTGCGGCCGCTCCGCCCCGAGGACGAGGAGGAGCGCGGATGA
- a CDS encoding TIGR03617 family F420-dependent LLM class oxidoreductase → MGLCFDLPLGFDAAGPAAARAEAEGVDGLWTVESDHDPYLPLAIAATATERVVLGTAISVAFPRSPMVHAMMTWDLHRLAPGRVVLGLGSQVKGHNERRFSVAFDRPAARLREMVLAIRAIWRCWQDGAPLDHRGEFYTLTLMTPFFNPGPVEGAPLPPIYLAAINPGMIRITGEVADGLHLHPLTSAQTLDRFTLPRLREAAEAAGRDPGAITLVAPAMLATGRTRTEVDAGRERIRSQIGFYGSTRTYRPLLEVHDRGALADRLHELSVAGRWDELGGAVDDELLDAFCISATWDELPQAMVRRYAGRVHRVVPYGKLDPEAPWGEIARAVRSGAERVEVGV, encoded by the coding sequence GTGGGGCTCTGTTTCGACCTGCCCCTGGGGTTCGACGCGGCGGGGCCGGCGGCGGCGCGCGCGGAGGCCGAGGGCGTCGACGGGCTGTGGACGGTGGAGTCCGACCACGACCCGTACCTCCCGCTGGCGATCGCCGCCACCGCGACCGAGAGGGTGGTGCTGGGCACCGCGATCTCGGTGGCGTTCCCGCGCAGCCCCATGGTCCACGCGATGATGACCTGGGACCTCCACCGCCTCGCCCCCGGCCGGGTGGTGCTGGGCCTCGGCAGCCAGGTCAAGGGCCACAACGAGCGCCGTTTCTCGGTCGCCTTCGACCGCCCCGCGGCGCGGCTCCGCGAGATGGTGCTCGCCATCCGGGCGATCTGGCGGTGCTGGCAGGACGGCGCCCCCCTCGACCACCGCGGCGAGTTCTACACCCTGACCCTGATGACCCCGTTCTTCAACCCGGGTCCGGTCGAGGGCGCACCCCTGCCGCCGATCTACCTGGCCGCCATCAACCCGGGGATGATCCGGATCACCGGCGAGGTCGCCGACGGCCTCCACCTCCACCCCCTCACCTCCGCCCAGACCCTCGACCGCTTCACCCTGCCCCGGCTGCGCGAGGCCGCGGAGGCGGCGGGCCGCGACCCCGGGGCGATCACCCTGGTGGCTCCGGCGATGCTCGCCACCGGCCGCACCCGTACCGAGGTCGATGCCGGCCGGGAGCGGATCCGCTCCCAGATCGGCTTCTACGGCAGCACCCGCACCTACCGCCCGCTGCTCGAGGTCCACGATCGCGGCGCCCTCGCCGATCGCCTCCACGAGCTCTCGGTGGCGGGCCGCTGGGACGAGCTCGGGGGCGCGGTCGACGACGAGCTGCTCGACGCCTTCTGCATCAGCGCCACCTGGGACGAGCTCCCGCAGGCGATGGTGCGGCGCTACGCCGGCCGGGTGCACCGGGTGGTGCCCTACGGGAAGCTCGACCCCGAGGCGCCCTGGGGGGAGATCGCCCGCGCCGTCCGCAGCGGCGCCGAGCGTGTCGAGGTGGGGGTATGA